In a single window of the Hordeum vulgare subsp. vulgare unplaced genomic scaffold, MorexV3_pseudomolecules_assembly, whole genome shotgun sequence genome:
- the LOC123423806 gene encoding NAD(P)H-quinone oxidoreductase chain 4, chloroplastic, which produces MSYFPWLTILVVLPIFAGSLIFFLPHKGNKIVRWYTISICLLEFLLMTYAFCYHFQLEDPLIQLKEDYKWIDVFDFHWRLGIDGLSLGSILLTGFITTLATLAAWPITRNSRLFYFLMLAMYSGQIGLFSSRDLLLFFIMWELELIPVYLLLSMWGGKRRLYSATKFILYTAGGSIFFLIGVLGMGLYGSNEPGLDLERLINQSYPATLEILLYFGFLIAYAVKLPIIPLHTWLPDTHGEAHYSTCMLLAGILLKMGAYGLIRINMELLPHAHYLFSPWLVIIGAIQIIYAASTSLGQRNFKKRIAYSSVSHMGFIIIGIGSITNIGLNGAILQILSHGFIGATLFFLAGTASDRMRLVYLEELGGISIPMPKIFTMFSSFSMASLALPGMSGFVAELVVFFGLITSPKFLLMPKALITFVMAIGMILTPIYLLSMLRQMFYGYKLFNVPNANFVDSGPRELFILICIFLPVIGIGIYPDFVLSLSVDRVEALLSNYYPK; this is translated from the coding sequence ATGAGTTATTTTCCTTGGTTAACAATACTTGTTGTTTTGCCGATATTTGCCGGTTCATTAATTTTCTTTTTACCTCATAAGGGAAACAAAATCGTTAGGTGGTATACTATATCTATTTGTTTATTAGAATTCCTTCTAATGACTTATGCGTTCTGTTATCATTTCCAACTGGAGGATCCCTTAATTCAATTAAAGGAGGATTATAAATGGATAGATGTCTTCGATTTCCATTGGAGATTGGGAATCGATGGACTTTCATTAGGATCCATTTTATTGACAGGATTTATCACTACTTTAGCTACTTTAGCAGCTTGGCCAATTACACGGAATTCGCGATTATTCTATTTCCTGATGCTCGCAATGTATAGTGGTCAAATAGGATTATTTTCTTCGCGAGACCTTTTACTTTTTTTTATCATGTGGGAGTTAGAATTAATTCCTGTTTACTTACTTTTATCCATGTGGGGGGGAAAGAGGCGTCTATATTCAGCTACAAAGTTTATTTTGTATACTGCAGGCGGTTCTATTTTTTTCTTAATCGGAGTTCTGGGTATGGGCTTATACGGTTCCAACGAACCAGGATTAGATTTGGAAAGATTAATTAATCAATCATACCccgcaaccttggaaatacttttatATTTTGGCTTCCTTATTGCTTATGCTGTCAAATTGCCGATTATACCCCTACATACGTGGTTACCAGATACCCATGGGGAAGCACATTATAGTACATGTATGCTTTTAGCGGGAATATTATTAAAGATGGGAGCATATGGATTGATTCGGATCAACATGGAATTGTTACCTCATGCTCATTATCTATTTTCGCCCTGGTTAGTAATAATAGGAGCTATCCAAATAATCTATGCAGCTTCAACTTCTCTTGGTCAACGAAATTTCAAAAAAAGAATAGCTTATTCCTCTGTATCTCACATGGGTTTCATAATTATAGGAATTGGTTCCATAACCAACATTGGACTCAATGGAGCTATTTTACAAATATTATCCCATGGATTTATTGGTGCTACACTTTTTTTCTTGGCAGGAACCGCTTCTGATAGAATGCGTCTTGTTTATCTCGAAGAACTGGGAGGAATATCTATCCCAATGCCTAAAATTTTTACCATGTTTAGTAGCTTTTCAATGGCTTCTCTTGCCTTACCAGGAATGAGTGGTTTTGTCGCAGAATTAGTAGTATTTTTTGGACTAATTACTAGTCCAAAATTTTTGTTAATGCCAAAAGCACTAATTACTTTTGTAATGGCAATTGGAATGATATTAACTCCTATTTATTTATTATCTATGTTACGCCAGATGTTCTATGGATACAAGCTATTTAATGTTCCAAACGCAAATTTTGTGGATTCTGGACCACGAGAACTCTTTATTTTAATCTGTATCTTTTTACCAGTAATAGGAATTGGTATTTATCCAGATTTTGTTCTCTCCCTATCCGTTGACAGGGTAGAGGCTCTCTTATCCAATTATTATCCTAAATAG